The following DNA comes from bacterium.
GGGGGGCCGGCTCACCCGCCTGCTCGGCTGGATCTTCATTCCCGCCTTCTTCCTGCTCTACCCGCTGAACGCCCTCTTCGGACCGCTGCTCGGGTACCTGCGGCTGGGCGGCGGGCTCGAGTCGCTGGGGCCCCTGGTGTCGGCGCGCGACGTGCAGGACTTCGTCGAGCACACGGGCGGCGAGGACATCCTCGCCGAGGGCGAGCGCGAGATGATCGCCTCGATCGTCGAGCTGCGCGATACGCCGGTGCGCGAGGTGATGATCCCGCGCATCGACGTCAAGGCGCTCGATGTCGAGACGCCCTTCGCCGAGGCGAAGGCCTTCGTCGCCCGCTGCGGCCACAGCCGCATCCCGGTCTACAAGGATTCGCTGGACCACGTCCTGGGTATCCTCTACGCGAAGGACCTGCTGCGGCATGAACACGAGCACGCGCAGCAGCAGGGCGAGGGCCGCGTGGGCGCCCCGCCCGCCTTGCCCCTGATGGCCCTGATGCACAAGCCCTACTTCGTGCCCGAGACGAAGATGGCCGCCGACCTCCTGCGCCGCTTCCAGGCCCTGCGCCAGCACCTGGCGATCGTCGTCGACGAGTACGGGGGCACGGCCGGCATCGTCACCCTCGAGGACCTGCTCGAGGAGATCGTCGGCGAGATCCGCGACGAGTACGATCGCGAAGAGCGGCTCTTCGAGCTGATCGACGCCCGCTCGGCGCGCGTCGACGCCAAGATCGACCTCGAGGAGCTGGGCGAGATCGTCGGTCACACCTTCGTCGAGAGCGAGGAGGACTTCGAGAGCCTCGGCGGCCTGCTGCTCTACCACTCCGGCCGCATCCTCAAGCCCGGCGACGAGCTGACGCTCGATCCCTTCACTTTCCGCGTCGAGAGCGTCCAGCGCCAGCGCATCGCCAAGGTGATCATGATCAAGGACGGCCTCGCCGCCGACGTGCAGGCCGAGGGCAAGGCGGGGGCGGGAGGGGAGTCGTGATGCGCCGGCTGCGCCGCCACCTGCTGACGGGCATCCTCGTCACGCTGCCGACCGTGGTGACGATCTGGCTGCTCTGGCGCATCGTCGCCGCCGTCGACGGCATCCTCGATCCGGTGCAGCGCCGGCTCTACGGCATGGACATCCCCGGGGTCGGCCTGGCCGTCGTCTTCCTCGTGCTGCTGGTGGCCGGCGCGGTCGGCGGCAACTACCTGGGCCGCAAGCTGGTCGGGCTCTACCACCTCTTCGTGGTGCGCGTGCCGCTCGCGGGCAAGGTCTATCGCGCGGTGCAGCAGATCCTCGACGTCTTCCTGCGCGACAACACGCAGTCCTTCAAGAGCGTGGTCTGCGTGGAATTCCCCCGGCCGGGTGTCTGGGCCTTCGCCTTCGTCGCCAATACCACGCCGCCCGCCTGGGTGCCGGCCGACGGCCGCCGCTACCTGAACGTCTTCGTGCCGACGACCCCCAATCCCACCTCGGGCTTCCTGCTGCTCGTCCCCGAGTCCGAGGCCCGCGTCCTGCCCATCAGCGTCGAGGACGCCCTCAAGATCATCATCTCGGGCGGCGCCTGGGTGCCCGGCAGTCCCTTGCCTGCGGAGCCGCAGCCGTGAGCGAGCCGGTGAGCAGCCTGCGCGAGCGCCTCGAGGCCCTGCTCACCGCCGGCCGTGAGGCCGAGCTGGCGGCCCTGCTCGCCGAGCAACCCTCGGAGGAGTTGGAGGAGATCTTCACCGAGCTTGACAGCGACGAGCGCCAGGCCGTGCTGCGCCTGCTCGAGCCGGCCGCGGCCGCCGAGGTGCTGGGCGGCGTCGAGGAGGACATCCAGGAGGAGATCGCCGACGCGCTCAGCGAGCAGGAGCTGGCCGAGCTGGTCGAGGCGATGGACTCCGACGAGGCGGCCGACACGATCCGCCACCTCGAGCCGGCCGAGCAGGAGCGCGTGCTCGACCTGCTGCCCGCGGACACCGAGTCCGAAGTGCGCGGCCTGCTCCAGCACGAGGAGGACACGGCCGGCGACCTGATGATGGCCGAGCTGGCGGCCATCAACGAGAACGCCCTCGTCGCCGAGGCGATCGAGGAGCTGCGGGCGAAGGCCGACGAGATCCGGCAGCTCTACTCGATCTACCTCATCGACGGCGAGCGCCGCCTGCGCGGGCAGCTCGGCCTGCGCGAGCTGGTCATCGCCCGCCCGGGGATGCCGCTGAAGGCGCTGATGGAGCCGGTGCCCGTCACGCTGACGCCCGAGATGGACCAGGAAGAAGTAGCGGCGATCTTCCGCAAGTACGACCTCGTCTCGGCGCCGGTCGTGGACGCGGCCGGCGTGCTCGTCGGGCGGATCACCGCGGACGACGTCATGGACGTCCTCGCCGAGGAAGCCTGGGAGGACGCCTCGCGCTTCGCGGGCGTCGACAACCTCTCCACCCGCGCGCGCAACCTCTTCGCGGCGAGCGCGGGACGCCTGCCCTGGCTGGTCCTCGGCCTCGGCGGCGGGCTGCTCTCCGCGCGCATCCTCGCGCACTACCAGCTCGCGCTGAGCGAGGTGATCACCCTCGCCTTCTTCGTGCCGGTGATCACGGCGCTGGGCGGGAACATCGGCATCCAGTCCTCGACGCTCGTCGTGCGCGGCCTGGCCACGGGGGAGATCAAGCCCCACGCCCTGCCGCTGCGCCTGCTGCGCGAGCTGGGGATCTCCCTCTTCAACGGCCTGATCATCGGCCTGATCTCCTTCCTCGTCGTCTGGCTCTGGCTCGGCAATCCGGGGCTGGCGACCGTCGTCTCGCTCTCGATGCTGAGCGTGGTCATCTGGGCAACCACGACCGGCGCCCTCGTGCCCGTGCTCCTCGAGCGCTTCGGCCTCGACCCCGCCTATGCGACCGGCCCCTTCGTGACGACGACGAACGACATCGTCGACCTCACGCTCTACATGCTGGTCGCTCGCGCCCTGCGCTTCCTGCTGGTCTAGCCGTGGCTCTGCTCGCGAGCCGGGCGCGCGTCCTGCGCTGCTACGCCCTCGGCGAGACGAGCCTGATCGCGGTGCTGCTCACCGAGGAGGCTGGGCTCCTGCGCGCCGTCGGCAAGGGCGCGCGCGAGCTGAGGAGCCGCCTGCGCGGACTGCTCGCGCCCGGCGCCGCCCTCGACGTACAGGTCTACCTGAGGCCGCGCGGCGGCCTGCACCTGCTGCGCGAGGCGAGCGGGCGCCGGCCGCTGCCGCGCGCCGAGGCCGGGCTGGCCCCCCTCTGCCTGCGCCTGGCCGCGCTCGAACTCGTGGCGGCGACCACCGAGGAAGGGGAGGCGATGGCGGGCCTCTTTCCCCTGCTCGAGGAATTCCTCGCCCTCTACGAGACGGAAACGCCCCCCACGCCGGGCTGGAGCGCCTTCCTCGCCTTCGAGGCGGGCCTGCTCGCCCTGCACGGCGTCTCCGGCGGCGCCGACCTCGCGCGCTGCGGCCTCTGCGGCCGGCCGCTGGCGGCGGGCGAGACGCGCTTCCTGCCCGGCGAGGGCCTCTTCGCCTGCGGCGCCCACCCGGAGCCGGGAATGGCGCTTGCGCCCGAGGAGAGGGACTGGCTATTGTCGGTCTTCCGCGCGCAGCCCGCCGCGCTCGCCGCGCGGGAGATGCCGGAGGCCCTGCGCGTCCGCGTCGGCCGCGTGCTGCACCTCTCGCTCAGCCGCCACTTGCCCGGCTACAAGTCGCCGCGTTCGCTCGCGGTGCTGGGCAGTGCCCGGCGTGGAGACGCGGGTTCCCCCGCTGTCGAGGAGGAGGAGCCTTGAGCTACCAGGACATGATCCTGCGCCTGGCCCAGTTCTGGTCCGCGCAGGGCTGCACGCTGCTGCAGCCCTACAACTCCGAGGTGGGGGCGGGAACCTTCAACCCGGCCACCTTCCTGCGCGTGCTCGGGCCGGAGCCCTGGCGGGCGGCCTACGTCGAGCCCAGCCGCCGGCCCAAGGACGGGCGCTACGCCGAGAATCCGAATCGCCTGCAGCAGTTCGACCAGTACCAGGTCGTGCTCAAGCCCGAGCCCCCGGACGTGCAGGACCTCTATCTCGAGAGTCTGCGCACCATCGGCGTCGACCTCGATCGCCACGAGATCCGCTTCGTCGAGGACGACTGGGAGAGTCCCACGCTCGGCGCCGCGGGCCTCGGCTGGGAGGTCTGGCTGGACGGCATGGAGATCACGCAGTTCACCTACTTCCAGTCGGTGGGCGGCTACGAGCTGAAGCCGATCACCGCCGAGCTGACCTACGGCCTCATGCGCATCGCGATGTACCTGCAGGGCGTGGACCACGTGCTCAACCTCGACTGGGGCGGCGGCCTCACCTGGGGCCAGGTCAACGCCTCATTCGAGCGCGACTTCTCCGCCTTCAACTTCGAGCAGGCGGACGTGCCGCTGCACTTCGAGCTCTTCGCGCGCTTCGAGGCCGAGGCCCAGCGCCTGCTCGAGGCCGGCCTCGTCGCGCCGGGCTACGACTACGTGATCAAGTGCTCGCACGTCTTCAACGTGCTCGAGGCGCGCGGCGCGATCAGCGTCTCCGAGCGCACCGGCTACATCACGCGGGTGCGCAACCTGGCGCGGCGCGCGGCGCGTGCCTATCTCGCCCAGCGCGAGGCGCTCGGCTTCCCGCTGCTGGCGCCGGCCACGGAGGGACGCGATGGCCAGGGCTGACTTCCTGCTCGAGATCGGCTGCGAGGAGATCCCCGTCGCCTACATCGAGCCCGCGCTCGGGCAGCTCGCCGAGGGGCTGACGGCGCAACTGGCCGCCGCGCGCCTCGACCACGGCGCCGTGCAGCGCTTCGCCACCGCGCGGCGCCTCGCCCTGCTCGTCGAGAATCTCGCGCTCGCGCAGGTCGACCGCGAGGAGGAACTGACGGGTCCGCCCGTCGCCGCCGCCTTCAAAGACGGCTGGCCCACCCCGGCCGCCCTCGGCTTCGCGAAGAGCCAGGGCGTCGAGCTGGCGGCCTGCCATACCCTCGAGACCCCGCGCGGCGCCTACCTCGCCCTGTGCCGCCGCGTGCCGGGGCGGCCCGCCGCCGAGCTGCTCGCGGAGGGCCTGCCCGGCCTCATCCTCGGCCTGCGCTTTCCCAAGACGATGACCTGGGGCGACGGCGCGCTGCGCTTCGCGCGGCCCATCCGCTGGCTGGTCGCGCTGCTGGACGCGGAGGTCCTCCCGCTCGCGCTCGGCGGCCTGCAGGCCGGGCGCGTGAGCGCGGGGCGTCGCCAGACGGCGACGCCCACCGTCGCGATCCCCCGCGCCGCGGGCTACGCCGAGGCGCTGCGGAGCGCGGGCGTCGAGCCCGACCCCGCGCGGCGGCGGGGGCAGGCCCTCGCCAGCGCCCGCGCCTGTGCCGAGGCGCTCGGCGCGCGGCTCGTCGAGGACGAGGAGCTCGCCGACACGGTCAACTACCTCAGCGAGTGGCCCGTCGCCCTGGCCGGCAGCTTCGCGCCCGAGCTACTCGCGCTGCCGCGCGAGGTCGTGACGACGGCGATGAAGGCGCACCAGCGCTACTTCTCCGTCGAAGACGCGGCGGGGCGCCTCGCGCCGCATTTCATCGTCATCCTCAACGGCGAGCGGCCCGATCCGGCGGAGCTCCGGCGCGGCAACGAGCGCGTGCTCGCCGCGCGGCTCGCCGACGCGCGTTTCTACTGGGAGGAGGACCGCCGCAGCGGGCTCGCGGGCCTGCGCGAGCGCCTCGACGCCGTCGTCTGGATCGAGGGCTTCGGCAGCCTGGGCGAGCGCAGCGAGCGCCTGCGCGCGCTCGCCGCTCGGCTGGTGGACGCGCTGCCCGCGCTCGCGCTGGACCGCGAGGCCCTCGACTGGGCGGCGCGCTTCTGCAAGGTCGATCTCGCCAGCGAGATGATCAAGGACGGCAAGGAGTTCACCAAGCTCCAGGGCCTGATGGGCCGCGAGTACGCCCTCGCCGAGGGCGCGCCGCCCGCGCGCGCGGCGCTGCTGTTCGAGCACGTCCTGCCCCGCCAAGCGGGCGACGGCCTGCCCGCCTCCCGCGAGGGCGCGCTGCTGGCGCTCGCCGATCGCCTGGACGCCGTCGCCGGCCTCTGGCAGGCGGGCTTCGCGCCCACGGGGTCGAAGGATCCCTATGCCTTGCGCCGCCAGGCCCTGGCCTGCCTGCGCCTGCTGATCGAGAAGGAGCTGCCGCTGCGCCTGGACGCCCTGATCGCCGCGGCCCTGGCGGGCTATCCGGCGGCCGACGCGAGCGCGCTTGCCCCGGCCCTGCTCGATTTCTTCCTCGGCCGCTTCGAGGGGCTGATGGAAGAGGCGGGCGTCGCTCCGGACGTCTTCAACGCCGTGGTGGAGAGCGGCGAGCTGCGGGTGCTGGACCTGAGGGCGCGCGCCCTGGCGCTCAACGCTCTGCGCGGCGACGCCGCGTTCGAGCGGCTGGTGATCGGCGCGCGCCGCGTCGTGAACATCCTCGCCAAGGAGGGCCAGGCGAGCGACGCCGGGGCCGCGGGCGCCGACCTCGCGACCTGGGCGGCCGGGGGGGGCGCCCTGCCCTACGGGTATCGCCCGGAGGCGCTGCGCGAGCCGGCCGAGCAGGCGCTGCATGCCGCGGTGGCTTCGGCGGCGCCCGCTCTCGCGGCGGCGGCCGCGGCCCGCCGCTACGAGGGCGCCTACCGAGATCTGGCCGGACTGAGCGGCGCCATCGCCGCCTACTTCGACGGGGTCATGGTCAATGCCGAGGATCCGGCCCTGCGGGCCAACCGGCTGGCCTTCCTGCACAATCTCGCCCAGCTGTTTCTCCACTTCGCAAACTTCGCCCGGGTCGTGCTCGAGGGGGAGCGGGAGAGCGTCCCGGGTCGCTAGGCGGCGGCTGCGGGCATGCATGGGAGGGGGAGGGCTGTCAAGCCCCTTGTGGGGCCCTTTGGCGTCCGACCGGCATTACCGCGCCGCGACTTGACTTCGCAAACCCCGGA
Coding sequences within:
- the mgtE gene encoding magnesium transporter, producing MGLRLRRQYHAARLGAGRRPPLPERLRADDPQSHLGLPAARPRVRGPRPAHQRRGRPQDHHLGRRLGARQSLACGAAAVSEPVSSLRERLEALLTAGREAELAALLAEQPSEELEEIFTELDSDERQAVLRLLEPAAAAEVLGGVEEDIQEEIADALSEQELAELVEAMDSDEAADTIRHLEPAEQERVLDLLPADTESEVRGLLQHEEDTAGDLMMAELAAINENALVAEAIEELRAKADEIRQLYSIYLIDGERRLRGQLGLRELVIARPGMPLKALMEPVPVTLTPEMDQEEVAAIFRKYDLVSAPVVDAAGVLVGRITADDVMDVLAEEAWEDASRFAGVDNLSTRARNLFAASAGRLPWLVLGLGGGLLSARILAHYQLALSEVITLAFFVPVITALGGNIGIQSSTLVVRGLATGEIKPHALPLRLLRELGISLFNGLIIGLISFLVVWLWLGNPGLATVVSLSMLSVVIWATTTGALVPVLLERFGLDPAYATGPFVTTTNDIVDLTLYMLVARALRFLLV
- the recO gene encoding DNA repair protein RecO codes for the protein MALLASRARVLRCYALGETSLIAVLLTEEAGLLRAVGKGARELRSRLRGLLAPGAALDVQVYLRPRGGLHLLREASGRRPLPRAEAGLAPLCLRLAALELVAATTEEGEAMAGLFPLLEEFLALYETETPPTPGWSAFLAFEAGLLALHGVSGGADLARCGLCGRPLAAGETRFLPGEGLFACGAHPEPGMALAPEERDWLLSVFRAQPAALAAREMPEALRVRVGRVLHLSLSRHLPGYKSPRSLAVLGSARRGDAGSPAVEEEEP
- a CDS encoding DUF502 domain-containing protein, with the translated sequence MRRLRRHLLTGILVTLPTVVTIWLLWRIVAAVDGILDPVQRRLYGMDIPGVGLAVVFLVLLVAGAVGGNYLGRKLVGLYHLFVVRVPLAGKVYRAVQQILDVFLRDNTQSFKSVVCVEFPRPGVWAFAFVANTTPPAWVPADGRRYLNVFVPTTPNPTSGFLLLVPESEARVLPISVEDALKIIISGGAWVPGSPLPAEPQP
- a CDS encoding glycine--tRNA ligase subunit beta, translated to MARADFLLEIGCEEIPVAYIEPALGQLAEGLTAQLAAARLDHGAVQRFATARRLALLVENLALAQVDREEELTGPPVAAAFKDGWPTPAALGFAKSQGVELAACHTLETPRGAYLALCRRVPGRPAAELLAEGLPGLILGLRFPKTMTWGDGALRFARPIRWLVALLDAEVLPLALGGLQAGRVSAGRRQTATPTVAIPRAAGYAEALRSAGVEPDPARRRGQALASARACAEALGARLVEDEELADTVNYLSEWPVALAGSFAPELLALPREVVTTAMKAHQRYFSVEDAAGRLAPHFIVILNGERPDPAELRRGNERVLAARLADARFYWEEDRRSGLAGLRERLDAVVWIEGFGSLGERSERLRALAARLVDALPALALDREALDWAARFCKVDLASEMIKDGKEFTKLQGLMGREYALAEGAPPARAALLFEHVLPRQAGDGLPASREGALLALADRLDAVAGLWQAGFAPTGSKDPYALRRQALACLRLLIEKELPLRLDALIAAALAGYPAADASALAPALLDFFLGRFEGLMEEAGVAPDVFNAVVESGELRVLDLRARALALNALRGDAAFERLVIGARRVVNILAKEGQASDAGAAGADLATWAAGGGALPYGYRPEALREPAEQALHAAVASAAPALAAAAAARRYEGAYRDLAGLSGAIAAYFDGVMVNAEDPALRANRLAFLHNLAQLFLHFANFARVVLEGERESVPGR
- a CDS encoding HlyC/CorC family transporter encodes the protein GGRLTRLLGWIFIPAFFLLYPLNALFGPLLGYLRLGGGLESLGPLVSARDVQDFVEHTGGEDILAEGEREMIASIVELRDTPVREVMIPRIDVKALDVETPFAEAKAFVARCGHSRIPVYKDSLDHVLGILYAKDLLRHEHEHAQQQGEGRVGAPPALPLMALMHKPYFVPETKMAADLLRRFQALRQHLAIVVDEYGGTAGIVTLEDLLEEIVGEIRDEYDREERLFELIDARSARVDAKIDLEELGEIVGHTFVESEEDFESLGGLLLYHSGRILKPGDELTLDPFTFRVESVQRQRIAKVIMIKDGLAADVQAEGKAGAGGES
- a CDS encoding glycine--tRNA ligase subunit alpha codes for the protein MSYQDMILRLAQFWSAQGCTLLQPYNSEVGAGTFNPATFLRVLGPEPWRAAYVEPSRRPKDGRYAENPNRLQQFDQYQVVLKPEPPDVQDLYLESLRTIGVDLDRHEIRFVEDDWESPTLGAAGLGWEVWLDGMEITQFTYFQSVGGYELKPITAELTYGLMRIAMYLQGVDHVLNLDWGGGLTWGQVNASFERDFSAFNFEQADVPLHFELFARFEAEAQRLLEAGLVAPGYDYVIKCSHVFNVLEARGAISVSERTGYITRVRNLARRAARAYLAQREALGFPLLAPATEGRDGQG